A window from Pseudobutyrivibrio ruminis HUN009 encodes these proteins:
- the thiT gene encoding energy-coupled thiamine transporter ThiT: MINHMSNEKTKITFSAKQLAFCAASMALAFVLSNIKVFKFPTGGSITLLSMLVACLPGFWFGPIVGIITGVAYGLLNLIVDPYILFPAQVIVDYILAFGALGLSGFFKDSKYGLIKGYIAAVLGRYVFAVISGWIFFGEWAWEGWNPLAYSLAYNAIYIFAEAAVTLIILFIPPVRDVMNRLKNMATE, from the coding sequence ATGATTAATCACATGTCTAACGAAAAAACAAAAATCACATTTTCTGCAAAGCAACTTGCTTTTTGTGCTGCTTCTATGGCACTTGCTTTTGTTTTGTCTAATATTAAGGTATTTAAATTCCCAACTGGCGGCTCAATTACATTACTTTCAATGCTCGTTGCATGCCTTCCTGGTTTTTGGTTTGGTCCTATTGTTGGAATTATCACAGGTGTTGCCTATGGATTGCTAAACCTCATTGTTGATCCTTACATTCTTTTCCCAGCACAGGTTATTGTTGATTACATACTCGCCTTTGGTGCTCTTGGATTATCTGGATTCTTCAAGGATTCTAAATATGGTCTTATCAAAGGTTACATCGCAGCTGTTTTAGGACGCTACGTATTTGCGGTAATCTCAGGATGGATATTCTTTGGTGAATGGGCTTGGGAAGGATGGAATCCACTAGCTTACTCACTTGCTTACAACGCAATCTACATCTTTGCTGAGGCTGCTGTAACACTCATCATTCTTTTCATTCCACCAGTAAGAGATGTTATGAACAGACTTAAAAATATGGCTACTGAATAA
- the hflX gene encoding GTPase HflX — MVNTEKIIERVILVSVNEGDEVEAKDSLHELAELCETAGAQVVGEIMQNLERRNPGTYVGSGKVEEIADLIWETEATGIVCDDELTPAQMRNLADALDTKVMDRTLIILDIFAARAGTAEGKIQVELAQLRYEMTRLTGFGKNMSRVGGTAAGGGGAIGTRGPGEKKLEMDKRLIAGRITQLKKELNDVVNHRELTRSKRQRNGVPVAAIVGYTNAGKSSLLNKLTDANILEWDALFATLDPTTRELLLDNDQKILLTDTVGFIRKLPHHLVDAFKSTLEEAKYADFIIHVVDVSNPQMDRQMEIVYETLDKLGVSDKPVLTIFNKVDKLEDELDYHDLRADYTVHTSIKTGKGLDKVREILATLMRGNKEYIERLVPYTEAGSIAKIRETGELISEEYREDGIFIKAYI; from the coding sequence ATGGTAAATACAGAAAAGATTATAGAAAGAGTAATACTTGTATCAGTTAATGAAGGGGACGAGGTAGAGGCTAAGGATTCTCTTCATGAGCTTGCAGAGCTTTGTGAAACCGCCGGTGCTCAGGTTGTGGGCGAAATCATGCAGAATCTGGAGCGTAGAAACCCAGGCACATATGTGGGCTCTGGCAAGGTTGAGGAAATCGCAGATTTAATCTGGGAGACAGAGGCTACAGGTATTGTTTGCGATGATGAATTAACACCAGCACAGATGCGCAATCTTGCTGATGCTTTAGATACAAAGGTCATGGATAGAACACTTATTATCCTTGATATTTTTGCTGCCCGTGCAGGTACAGCAGAGGGAAAGATTCAGGTTGAGCTGGCACAGCTTAGATACGAGATGACTCGATTGACTGGCTTTGGCAAAAACATGTCTCGTGTGGGTGGTACTGCAGCAGGTGGCGGTGGTGCTATCGGAACACGTGGCCCTGGTGAGAAAAAGCTGGAGATGGATAAGCGTCTTATTGCAGGTCGCATTACTCAGCTGAAAAAAGAGTTAAATGATGTGGTAAATCATCGTGAGCTTACACGTTCAAAACGCCAGAGAAATGGCGTGCCTGTAGCGGCTATTGTTGGTTACACAAATGCAGGCAAATCATCACTTTTAAATAAACTTACAGATGCAAACATCCTTGAGTGGGATGCTCTTTTTGCGACCCTTGATCCAACCACTCGTGAGCTCCTTTTGGACAATGATCAAAAGATTCTGCTCACAGATACAGTAGGATTCATCAGAAAGCTTCCTCATCATTTGGTGGATGCTTTCAAGAGTACATTGGAAGAAGCTAAATATGCAGATTTCATAATTCATGTGGTGGATGTTAGCAATCCGCAGATGGACCGTCAGATGGAAATCGTATATGAGACTTTGGACAAATTAGGAGTTAGCGACAAACCTGTTCTTACTATTTTTAATAAAGTAGATAAGCTTGAGGATGAGCTGGATTATCACGATTTAAGAGCAGACTACACAGTACATACTTCAATTAAGACAGGAAAAGGCCTGGATAAAGTAAGAGAAATCCTTGCTACTTTGATGCGTGGAAATAAGGAATATATAGAGCGATTGGTGCCTTACACAGAAGCTGGAAGTATTGCAAAGATTAGAGAGACAGGTGAACTTATTTCCGAGGAATATCGTGAAGACGGTATTTTTATCAAGGCTTATATCTGA